One window from the genome of Thermoplasmata archaeon encodes:
- a CDS encoding RNA polymerase Rpb4 family protein translates to MEEMFVSLAELKVILEKEKAARGELNPEQQYSLSHASLFARVPADKVPGIVKELMEVPMMSPFNAVKIADLMPTHLDDVRAIFAKERFALSKEDAEKVLEIVGKYR, encoded by the coding sequence ATGGAGGAAATGTTCGTCTCCCTCGCCGAGCTGAAGGTCATCCTCGAGAAAGAGAAAGCCGCCCGCGGCGAGTTGAACCCAGAGCAGCAATACTCCCTCTCGCACGCGTCTCTCTTCGCCCGCGTGCCCGCGGACAAGGTCCCCGGGATCGTGAAGGAGCTCATGGAGGTCCCCATGATGTCGCCCTTCAACGCGGTGAAGATTGCCGACCTGATGCCGACCCACTTGGACGACGTCCGCGCGATCTTCGCCAAGGAACGGTTCGCCCTCTCCAAAGAGGATGCGGAGAAAGTCCTCGAGATCGTGGGGAAGTACCGCTGA
- a CDS encoding DUF655 domain-containing protein, which translates to MEDYARILDYLPQGHPDQSKFHREPLAYALGVDEFKLFELVPKEGVALSIGQRVYIGKEVDQRTEVLHVKRRVGYEELTTAAQKEMPFVVQETVKEKEAKFVDFFNRAQAITTRFHMLELLPGLGKKTMWAILEERKKGPFLSFQDLEQRVASVHHPEKLVAKRIEMEISDPTQKYRLFVAR; encoded by the coding sequence ATGGAAGATTACGCCCGCATCCTCGACTACTTACCGCAAGGCCATCCGGACCAGTCGAAGTTCCACCGTGAGCCGCTCGCGTACGCGCTCGGTGTGGACGAGTTCAAGCTGTTCGAGCTCGTGCCGAAGGAAGGAGTCGCCTTGTCGATTGGACAACGGGTGTACATCGGCAAGGAAGTCGACCAGCGGACGGAGGTCTTGCACGTGAAGCGCCGCGTCGGATACGAGGAGCTGACGACGGCCGCGCAGAAGGAGATGCCGTTCGTGGTCCAGGAGACGGTCAAAGAGAAAGAGGCGAAGTTCGTGGACTTCTTCAACCGCGCGCAGGCGATCACGACGCGGTTCCACATGCTCGAGCTCCTCCCGGGCCTGGGGAAGAAGACAATGTGGGCGATCCTCGAGGAGCGAAAGAAAGGCCCGTTCCTGTCGTTCCAGGACCTCGAGCAGCGGGTCGCGAGCGTCCATCATCCGGAGAAGCTGGTCGCGAAGCGGATCGAGATGGAGATTTCCGACCCGACTCAGAAGTACCGGCTCTTCGTCGCCCGTTAA